One window of Populus nigra chromosome 5, ddPopNigr1.1, whole genome shotgun sequence genomic DNA carries:
- the LOC133695336 gene encoding thaumatin-like protein 1, whose protein sequence is MDLLSFSQNHPHYCAAFLSLLFIFEGVSGAKFTFVNKCDFSVWPGILGSPELDSTGFELRKGSSRSFQAPTGWSGRFWGRTGCNFDSSGHGSCVTADCGSGQVECNGAGATPPATLAEFTLGSGSQDFYDVSLVDGYNLPMIVEVSGGSGECASTGCVTDLNRKCPTELRTEGGSACRSACEAFGKPEYCCSGEYNSPASCKPSMYSQVFKSACPKSYSYAYDDATSTFTCTGADYTITFCPNFHSLKSSSDASPQAIGGTAIGGSGTEIGGTVTGSSAQGAELQSSWLASLAIGESTGTQTHHSFVLQFALVLATSLILSYSHL, encoded by the exons ATGGATTTACTCTCATTCTCACAAAATCACCCCCATTATTGTGCTGCTTTCCTAAGCCTGCTCTTCATTTTTGAAG GTGTTTCAGGCGCTAAATTCACATTTGTTAACAAATGTGATTTCTCAGTCTGGCCAGGAATCCTAGGCAGTCCAGAACTAGATAGCACTGGCTTTGAGCTTAGGAAAGGTAGTTCTCGCTCCTTCCAAGCCCCAACAGGCTGGTCTGGTCGCTTCTGGGGCCGAACAGGCTGCAATTTCGACTCCTCAGGCCATGGTTCCTGTGTTACTGCAGACTGTGGCTCTGGCCAAGTGGAGTGCAATGGTGCAGGAGCCACACCGCCTGCCACTTTAGCTGAATTCACTCTGGGCTCAGGCTCCCAGGATTTTTATGATGTTAGTCTTGTTGATGGATACAATTTGCCAATGATTGTAGAAGTGAGTGGGGGTTCAGGGGAGTGCGCGTCGACAGGGTGTGTCACGGACCTTAATAGGAAGTGCCCGACGGAGCTGAGAACTGAGGGCGGCAGTGCTTGTAGGAGCGCCTGTGAGGCATTTGGGAAGCCTGAGTACTGCTGCAGCGGCGAGTACAACTCACCAGCATCTTGCAAGCCTTCCATGTATTCTCAAGTGTTCAAGAGTGCCTGTCCGAAGTCGTATAGCTACGCGTACGATGATGCGACTAGCACTTTTACATGTACAGGCGCAGATTACACCATCACATTCTGCCCCAATTTCCATAG TCTAAAGTCTTCAAGTGATGCGTCTCCACAAGCAATCGGGGGCACAGCCATTGGTGGGTCAGGGACAGAGATAGGAGGGACGGTCACCGGATCCTCAGCACAGGGAGCTGAATTACAAAGTTCATGGCTGGCAAGTTTGGCCATTGGAGAGTCAACAGGAACCCAAACCCACCATTCTTTTGTTCTCCAATTTGCATTAGTTTTGGCCACATCTCTCATTCTTTCCTACTCTCACTTGTAG
- the LOC133693641 gene encoding calmodulin-lysine N-methyltransferase-like isoform X2 — translation MKWKPEQIQNHHLSLSDGQSYAKPFLLRKSHENPDIQHSIDASSTAFGNTELKSMTLHWDEEVTYNISNTFDVIVACDL, via the exons ATGAAATGGAAGCCAGAGCAAATACAAAACCATCATCTCTCACTCTCAGATGGGCAATCTTACGCCAAGCCCTTCCTTCTTCGCAAATCCCATGAAAATCCTG ACATTCAGCATAGCATAGATGCCAGCTCCACAGCATTTGGCAATACAGAATTGAAGAGTATGACATTGCATTGGGATGAGGAAGTAACTTATAATATCTCCAACACTTTTGATGTCATAGTTGCCTGTGACTT GTGA
- the LOC133693641 gene encoding calmodulin-lysine N-methyltransferase-like isoform X1: MKWKPEQIQNHHLSLSDGQSYAKPFLLRKSHENPDIQHSIDASSTAFGNTELKSMTLHWDEEVTYNISNTFDVIVACDFKWMCHLTAPFFEEFHSALACTVKLLLRNSGPLEAIFFSPKRGDTLDKLLKKVEENGLNFSIIENYDSEVWKCHQGCMAGDDSWPSYEKHHCYPLFVRIHYKLSRPFIFRSYPVFLGKGYSIYLCHAAVCSGLFLLAGCSIVAYYSGGSEVPYIVQS; the protein is encoded by the exons ATGAAATGGAAGCCAGAGCAAATACAAAACCATCATCTCTCACTCTCAGATGGGCAATCTTACGCCAAGCCCTTCCTTCTTCGCAAATCCCATGAAAATCCTG ACATTCAGCATAGCATAGATGCCAGCTCCACAGCATTTGGCAATACAGAATTGAAGAGTATGACATTGCATTGGGATGAGGAAGTAACTTATAATATCTCCAACACTTTTGATGTCATAGTTGCCTGTGACTT TAAATGGATGTGCCATTTGACAGCACCTTTTTTTGAAGAGTTCCACAGTGCCCTTGCTTGTACCGTCAAACTCTTGTTAAGAAATTCTGGGCCTTTGGAAGCAATATTCTTTAGCCCTAAAAGAGGAGATACGTTGGACAAACTCCTAAAGAAAGTTGAAGAAAATGGGCTGAATTTCTCTATTATAGAGAACTATGACTCTGAAGTTTGGAAGTGTCATCAAGGTTGTATGGCCGGTGACGACTCCTGGCCCAGCTATGAAAAGCATCATTGCTACCCGTTATTTGTTAGAATACATTATAAACTCTCGCGGCCTTTTATTTTTCGTTCGTATCCAGTATTTTTAGGTAAAGGGTACTCCATTTATCTGTGTCATGCAGCAGTATGTAGCGGACTTTTTTTACTTGCTGGATGCAGTATAGTAGCCTACTATAGTGGTGGGTCCGAAGTCCCTTATATTGTGCAATCCTAG
- the LOC133693326 gene encoding protein NUCLEAR FUSION DEFECTIVE 4-like codes for MCPLLSPACPAGKWLGFVTAIWVQAICGNNYTFSNYSDALKSIMALTQLELNTLSVAKDVGKAFGLLSGIASDRWSTSVMLLVGSFEGLIGYGVQWLVVSQRIHPLPYWQMCIFLCFGGNSTTWMNTAVLVTCMRNFPKNRGPVSGILKGYVGLSTAIFTDICTALFSSNPSAFLLILAIVPAIICLAAILFLRETTSAAGPIEEKEEARFFNIFNAIAIIAAAYLLAFDITGNHGHVVSLVFVAGLIFLLASPLFVPLYSVLLKLKSNSDTEQQIKEPLLVGPEDSPAKPQKPEPATTVSVEVENAGIKQRPMIGEDHTIIEMIRTYDFWILFISFLCGVGTGMCVMNNLGQMGLALGYIDVSIFVSLTSIWGFFGRIISGLVSEQLLWKFGTPRPLWNAASQVLMTLGFVIMALALPGSLYIGSILVGICYGVRLTITVAVASELFGLKYYGLLYNILILNLPLGSFLFSGLLAGYLYDAQAARSPAGGGNTCVGPHCYFLVFLIMALACVIGFGLDVLLAIRTKKVYSKIYTDRKFSPASTVA; via the exons ATGTGTCCATTGTTATCTCCTGCATGTCCTGCTGGAAAATGGTTAGGATTTGTTACTGCAATATGGGTGCAGGCAATCTGCGGTAACAACTACACCTTTTCCAACTACTCTGATGCTTTAAAATCAATCATGGCTCTTACTCAGCTGGAGCTCAATACTCTATCTGTTGCTAAAGACGTTGGAAAGGCCTTTGGTCTATTGTCTGGCATTGCTTCAGATCGTTGGTCAACTTCTGTAATGCTCCTTGTTGGATCATTTGAAGGGCTCATAGGATATGGAGTTCAATGGCTTGTTGTTAGCCAGCGTATCCATCCTCTTCCTTACTGGCAG ATGTGTATATTTTTGTGCTTTGGAGGCAACAGCACAACATGGATGAACACGGCAGTTCTTGTAACTTGCATGCGGAACTTTCCAAAAAATCGCGGCCCAGTCTCCGGAATCCTGAAGGGTTATGTAGGACTCAGCACAGCAATATTTACTGATATTTGCACAgctcttttctcctccaatcctTCTGCATTTCTCCTAATTCTTGCTATTGTTCCTGCTATCATTTGCCTTGCTGCTATTCTTTTCCTCCGCGAAACCACATCTGCTGCTGGTCCTAtagaggaaaaggaagaagcCAGATTTTTCAACATCTTTAATGCCATTGCCATTATAGCAGCTGCCTATCTCTTGGCATTTGACATCACTGGAAATCATGGTCATGTTGTCTCCCTTGTATTTGTTGCAGGACTAATATTCCTTCTAGCAAGTCCATTATTTGTTCCTTTATATTCGGTTCTGTTGAAGCTTAAGTCCAATTCGGATACTGAGCAGCAGATTAAGGAACCATTACTTGTCGGCCCAGAAGATTCACCAGCAAAGCCACAGAAGCCAGAGCCAGCAACAACAGTCAGTGTTGAAGTGGAGAATGCTGGAATCAAGCAACGACCAATGATTGGGGAGGATCACACAATCATCGAAATGATACGGACATATGATTTCTGGATTTTGTTCATATCATTCCTCTGTGGTGTGGGTACTGGAATGTGTGTAATGAACAACTTGGGGCAGATGGGCCTGGCTCTTGGATACATTGATGTATCCATTTTTGTTTCTCTCACCAGCATTTGGGGATTTTTTGGACGTATTATTTCCGGTCTGGTATCAGAACAGCTCCTCTG GAAATTTGGGACACCAAGACCTCTATGGAATGCAGCTTCTCAAGTCCTAATGACACTAGGATTTGTCATCATGGCATTGGCCTTGCCCGGATCTCTATATATTGGTTCAATCTTGGTTGGAATATGCTATGGAGTTCGTCTGACAATAACTGTCGCAGTAGCCTCAGAACTATTTGGTCTCAAATATTATGGCTTGTTATACAACATTCTCATTCTTAATCTTCCACTGGGTTCCTTCCTCTTCTCTGGCCTGCTTGCTGGTTATCTTTACGATGCTCAAGCCGCTAGAAGCCCTGCTGGTGGTGGCAATACCTGTGTTGGTCCCCATTGCTATTTCCTTGTCTTCCTGATAATGGCTCTTGCCTGTGTTATTGGGTTTGGGTTAGATGTGCTCCTAGCAATTAGAACAAAGAAGGTATACTCCAAGATTTACACAGACAGGAAATTTAGTCCAGCTTCAACAGTTGCTTAG
- the LOC133693745 gene encoding protein ALTERED PHOSPHATE STARVATION RESPONSE 1-like, whose amino-acid sequence MGCCYSRIEREEMVSRCKARKRYMKQYVKARQSLSASHAMYIRSLRSTGSALLQFSNNESDHHLRLPPIHPSPPPLPPTPPPPPPPPMSPSSDTWTTTTTTTTAASPLPPPPPPPPVAGSGWDFWDPFVPPPPISVEEEEEWEEVTTTITTSEMVAVAPPSVASRFPKENASGSGSELAMVVSRNSKDLVEIIKEVDEYFLKAADAGGQLSRVLEVSSPNLSARQGKGGRVYNYGCNLTSPSSWTWGSSPKLDGFGKMSEEMVVSHVGSGGVAHVSHCSTVERLYAWEKKLFIEVKNAESLKIEHEKKVALLRKIEARRADYVKTEKIKKEVEKLESQMIVATQGIETTSAEIIKLRETELYPQLLELVKGLMCMWRGMYESHQVQTHIVQQLKYLNAIPSTEPTSEIHRQSTLQLELEVQQWHHSFCNVVKAQRDYIQSLTGWLRLSLFQFSKNPISRTSQESRIYSLCEEWNHAVDRIPDKVASEGIKSFLTVIHAIVVQQAEEHKQKKKSESAFKEFEKKVAELRALESKYGPYSMPETSSTTRIKDPVTEKRAKVEILRARAEEEKSKHEKLISVTRSMTSNNLQMGFPHAFQAMVGFSSVCMNVFESVYNQAKNADQEHDVKREQN is encoded by the exons ATGGGCTGTTGTTACTCAAGAATAGAGAGAGAGGAAATGGTGTCAAGATGCAAAGCAAGAAAGAGATACATGAAACAATATGTTAAAGCAAGACAATCGCTTTCTGCTTCACATGCAATGTACATCCGTTCACTTCGTAGTACTGGATCAGCCCTCCTTCAGTTCTCCAACAATGAATCAGACCACCACCTCCGCCTGCCACCCATTCACCCCTCTCCACCACCACTTCCACCCACccctccaccacctccaccacctccaATGAGTCCAAGTTCAGACACCTGGacgaccaccaccaccaccacaaccgCCGCCTCTCCTCTTCCCCCGCCTCCTCCGCCTCCGCCAGTGGCGGGGTCGGGTTGGGATTTCTGGGACCCCTTTGTCCCTCCTCCGCCGATATcagtggaggaggaggaggagtggGAGGAGGTGACCACCACCATCACGACATCGGAAATGGTGGCGGTTGCGCCACCTTCGGTAGCTAGTCGGTTTCCTAAAGAGAACGCTAGTGGAAGTGGAAGTGAGCTTGCTATGGTGGTTTCAAGAAATAGCAAAGATTTAGTGGAGATCATTAAAGAAGTTGATGAATATTTTCTTAAAGCTGCTGATGCTGGCGGTCAACTTTCTCGTGTTTTAGAAGTCTCGAGCCCTAACTTGTCAGCAAGACAAGGCAAAGGAG GTAGAGTTTATAATTATGGATGCAATTTGACTAGCCCATCATCGTGGACATGGGGTTCAAGCCCAAAACTTGATGGGTTTGGAAAGATGAGTGAAGAAATGGTGGTTAGTCATGTAGGAAGTGGGGGTGTCGCTCATGTTAGCCACTGTTCCACTGTGGAGAGACTATATGCTTGGGAGAAGAAACTATTCATAGAGGTCAAG AATGCTGAGAGTTTGAAAATTGAGCATGAGAAGAAGGTGGCATTGCTTAGGAAGATAGAGGCGAGGAGGGCTGACTATGTAAAGACGGAGAAGATCAAGAAAGAAGTAGAGAAATTGGAGTCCCAAATGATAGTTGCTACTCAGGGCATTGAGACTACctctgctgaaatcatcaaaTTAAGGGAGACAGAGCTTTACCCTCAACTCCTTGAGCTTGTGAAAGG TTTAATGTGCATGTGGAGAGGCATGTACGAGTCGCACCAGGTCCAGACACACATTGTTCAGCAGCTCAAATATCTCAACGCTATCCCATCTACTGAGCCGACGTCAGAGATTCATAGACAGTCGACTCTTCAGCTTGAGCTTGAGGTCCAGCAATGGCACCATTCATTCTGCAATGTTGTCAAGGCTCAGCGGGACTACATCCAGTCCCTCACAGGCTGGCTCCGGCTCAGCCTTTTCCAGTTTAGCAAAAACCCAATTTCCAGAACCAGTCAGGAATCAAGAATTTACTCCCTTTGCGAAGAATGGAACCATGCAGTTGATAGAATTCCTGACAAAGTGGCATCTGAAGGAATCAAGAGCTTCTTAACAGTAATTCATGCTATTGTAGTTCAACAAGCAGAAGAGCATAAGCAAAagaagaagtcagaatctgCATTCAAGGAGTTTGAGAAGAAGGTTGCTGAGCTTAGAGCTTTGGAGAGCAAGTATGGTCCGTATTCAATGCCTGAAACTTCGAGCACAACACGCATCAAGGACCCAGTTACGGAGAAACGAGCGAAGGTTGAGATCTTGCGGGCAAGGGCAGAGGAAGAAAAGAGTAAGCATGAAAAGTTGATTAGCGTAACAAGGTCAATGACATCGAATAATCTCCAGATGGGATTCCCACATGCTTTTCAGGCAATGGTGGGTTTTTCGAGTGTGTGTATGAATGTTTTTGAATCGGTATACAATCAAGCCAAGAATGCTGACCAGGAACATGATGTGAAGAGAGAACAGAACTAG
- the LOC133694156 gene encoding L-ascorbate peroxidase 3-like isoform X2 gives MAGKVVDAEYSKEIEKARRDLRALIASKSCAPIMLRLAWHDAGTYDAKTKTGGPDGSIRNEKELAHAANNGIKIAIDFCEGIKAKHPKITYADLYQLAGVVAVEVTGGPTIDFVPGRKDSLESPEEGRLPDAKQGASHLRDVFYRMGLSDKDIVALSGGHTLGRAHRDRSGFDGPWTKEPLKFDNSYFQELLKGDSEGLLKLQTDRVLVEDPEFCKYVLLYAGFQLHVVRH, from the exons ATGGCTGGAAAAGTTGTAGATGCCGAGTACTCAAAGGAGATTGAGAAGGCTCGTCGAGACCTTCGTGCTCTCATTGCTAGCAAAAGTTGTGCTCCCATCATGCTTCGTTTAGC GTGGCATGATGCAGGGACTTATGATGCAAAAACAAAGACAGGAGGGCCCGATGGTTCCATCAGGAATGAGAAAGAGCTGGCACATGCTGCAAACAATGGTATCAAAATTGCTATTGATTTTTGTG AGGGAATCAAGGCCAAACACCCCAAAATCACATATGCTGACTTATATCAG CTTGCTGGGGTTGTTGCAGTTGAGGTAACCGGAGGCCCTACTATTGACTTTGTTCCAGGAAGAAAG gATTCGCTGGAATCTCCTGAAGAAGGGCGTCTTCCTGATGCAAAACAAG GAGCATCACATTTAAGGGATGTGTTCTATCGCATGGGTCTATCGGACAAGGACATTGTGGCACTGTCTGGAGGCCACACATTG GGAAGGGCTCATCGAGATAGATCAGGCTTTGATGGCCCTTGGACAAAGGAGCCTTTGAAGTTTGACAACTCTTACTTCCA GGAGCTCTTGAAAGGGGATTCAGAGGGACTGCTAAAACTGCAGACAGACAGGGTTCTTGTTGAAGATCCCGAGTTCTGCAAATATGTCTTGCTGTACGCAGGG TTTCAGTTGCATGTCGTTCGTCATTAA
- the LOC133694156 gene encoding L-ascorbate peroxidase 3-like isoform X1, giving the protein MAGKVVDAEYSKEIEKARRDLRALIASKSCAPIMLRLAWHDAGTYDAKTKTGGPDGSIRNEKELAHAANNGIKIAIDFCEGIKAKHPKITYADLYQLAGVVAVEVTGGPTIDFVPGRKDSLESPEEGRLPDAKQGASHLRDVFYRMGLSDKDIVALSGGHTLGRAHRDRSGFDGPWTKEPLKFDNSYFQELLKGDSEGLLKLQTDRVLVEDPEFCKYVLLYAGDEDAFFSDYAASHKKLSELGFTPPSSSLKAITKSRTLLAQSAVGVAVAATVIILSYFYEINRRV; this is encoded by the exons ATGGCTGGAAAAGTTGTAGATGCCGAGTACTCAAAGGAGATTGAGAAGGCTCGTCGAGACCTTCGTGCTCTCATTGCTAGCAAAAGTTGTGCTCCCATCATGCTTCGTTTAGC GTGGCATGATGCAGGGACTTATGATGCAAAAACAAAGACAGGAGGGCCCGATGGTTCCATCAGGAATGAGAAAGAGCTGGCACATGCTGCAAACAATGGTATCAAAATTGCTATTGATTTTTGTG AGGGAATCAAGGCCAAACACCCCAAAATCACATATGCTGACTTATATCAG CTTGCTGGGGTTGTTGCAGTTGAGGTAACCGGAGGCCCTACTATTGACTTTGTTCCAGGAAGAAAG gATTCGCTGGAATCTCCTGAAGAAGGGCGTCTTCCTGATGCAAAACAAG GAGCATCACATTTAAGGGATGTGTTCTATCGCATGGGTCTATCGGACAAGGACATTGTGGCACTGTCTGGAGGCCACACATTG GGAAGGGCTCATCGAGATAGATCAGGCTTTGATGGCCCTTGGACAAAGGAGCCTTTGAAGTTTGACAACTCTTACTTCCA GGAGCTCTTGAAAGGGGATTCAGAGGGACTGCTAAAACTGCAGACAGACAGGGTTCTTGTTGAAGATCCCGAGTTCTGCAAATATGTCTTGCTGTACGCAGGG GATGAGGATGCATTCTTTTCAGATTATGCAGCATCACACAAGAAGTTATCAGAGCTGGGCTTTACTCCTCCTTCCTCGAGTCTCAAAGCAATTACAAAGAGCCGTACCTTGCTAGCTCAAAGTGCTGTGGGAGTCGCCGTTGCTGCAACTGTAATAATCCTAAGTTACTTCTATGAAATCAACAGAAGAGTGTAG
- the LOC133693981 gene encoding protein POLLENLESS 3-LIKE 2-like, producing MMQDMWNAPPGFRPTKSAPTSPAKPLGVSRTRSESFQAIHKVPVGDSPYVRAKNVQLVDKDPEKAVPLFWAAINAGDRVDSALKDMAIVMKQQNRAEEAIEAIKSLRHRCSDQAQESLDNILLDLYKRCGRLDDQIALLKHKLFLIQQGLAFNGKRTKTARSQGKKFQVSVEQEATRLLGNLGWALMQQNNYIEAEDAYRRALATAPDNNKMCNLGICLMKQGRIGEAKETLRRVKPAVADGPRGVDSHLKAYERAQQMLKDLESEMMSKGGDRVEQRRLFDAFLGSSSIWQPQPCKDHLQATSTKSHHDDFANENVDSNIVSNQNQMLFPQQNSVKQFAPFGNLWNVDAPPFYSSKLVKEPIKEPSHEFHETLKRTRSGKTATSNRKIEMGLFTTQSVEPGKPKPKTRRLSDETEDKLSQLLPDNDDFDEAILAAILGPASNSRKTAVKVVETASSGIFQQKKIEKRLKVFQDITLSLSPRA from the exons ATGATGCAGGATATGTGGAACGCACCACCTGGTTTTAGACCAACAAAATCTGCTCCAACTTCACCAGCAAAACCACTTGGTGTTTCAAGAACTCGATCTGAGTCATTTCAAGCTATCCACAAAGTCCCTGTTGGTGACTCTCCTTATGTTAGAGCCAAGAATGTTCAG TTGGTTGATAAAGATCCAGAAAAGGCAGTACCTTTGTTTTGGGCAGCAATAAATGCTGGGGATAGAGTGGATAGTGCATTGAAAGATATGGCTATTGTTATGAAGCAACAAAATAGGGCCGAGGAAGCCATTGAGGCTATCAAATCATTGCGACATCGATGTTCTGATCAAGCCCAAGAGTCTCTTGATAATATTCTTTTAGATCTTTACAAG AGATGTGGAAGATTGGATGACCAAATAGCATTGCTGAAGCACAAGCTGTTCTTAATTCAACAAGGGCTTGCTTTCAATGGAAAACGAACAAAGACTGCAAGGTCTCAAGGGAAGAAATTTCAGGTTTCTGTGGAACAAGAAGCAACCAGATTACTG GGGAACTTGGGATGGGCATTGATGCAACAAAACAACTACATTGAAGCAGAAGATGCCTATAGAAGGGCACTTGCTACAGCACCGGACAACAACAAGATGTGCAATCTTGGGATTTGTTTGATGAAGCAGGGGAGAATTGGTGAGGCTAAAGAGACATTGCGGCGAGTGAAACCAGCAGTGGCCGACGGGCCAAGAGGTGTAGATTCCCATCTCAAAGCCTATGAAAGGGCACAGCAAATGCTCAAGGACCTTGAATCTGAGATGATGAGCAAAGGAGGCGATCGGGTTGAACAAAGGAGGCTCTTCGATGCCTTCCTTGGTTCTTCATCAATTTGGCAGCCTCAACCTTGCAAGGATCACCTGCAAGCAACCAGTACAAAATCTCATCATGATGATTTCGCCAATGAGAATGTTGATTCCAATATAGTATCGAACCAAAACCAGATGTTGTTTCCTCAACAGAATAGTGTCAAACAGTTTGCTCCTTTTGGGAATTTATGGAATGTTGATGCACCTCCATTCTATTCCTCCAAATTGGTAAAGGAGCCAATTAAAGAACCAAGTCATGAATTCCATGAGACCCTTAAGAGGACAAGGTCGGGAAAAACTGCTACTTCAAACAGAAAGATTGAAATGGGGTTGTTCACCACACAATCTGTGGAACCAGGAAAACCCAAACCAAAGACGAGGAGGCTATCTGATGAAACAGAAGACAAGTTGTCACAATTGTTGCCAGATAATGATGACTTCGACGAGGCCATTCTTGCGGCGATTCTAGGTCCTGCAAGCAATTCAAGAAAGACAGCAGTGAAGGTAGTTGAAACTGCCTCCTCTGGGATCTTTCAGCAGAAGAAGATTGAAAAGCGACTTAAGGTTTTTCAGGACATCACTCTATCTCTCAGCCCAAGAGCCTGA
- the LOC133693481 gene encoding MYB-like transcription factor 4, with translation MGRSPCCERAHTNKGAWTREEDKRLVAYIEAHGEGCWRSLPKSAGLLRCGKSCRLRWINYLRPDLKRGNFTEEEDELIIKLHSLLGNRWSLIAGRLPGRTDNEIKNYWNTHIRKKLLIRGIDPSTHRPINESAIDSMTTSLGAVLKDEITSGFGCKNQKNPNGEKCQELNLELRICPPYQHPPQSMESIGRKIMCFYCSLGLKNSKDCSCSNDSDDFLVMKNGALDYRR, from the exons ATGGGGAGATCTCCATGCTGTGAGAGAGCGCACACCAACAAAGGGGCATGGACTAGAGAAGAAGATAAGCGTCTCGTTGCTTATATCGAAGCTCATGGTGAGGGTTGCTGGAGGTCCCTGCCAAAATCAGCTGGCCTTCTTCGTTGTGGAAAGAGTTGCCGTCTTCGATGGATCAACTATCTACGCCCTGATCTTAAGCGTGGGAATTTTACTGAAGAAGAGGATGAGCTCATTATCAAACTCCACAGCCTCCTTGGTAACAG GTGGTCTCTCATAGCGGGGAGGCTACCAGGAAGGACAGATAACGAGATCAAGAACTATTGGAATACCCATATAAGAAAAAAGCTGCTGATCAGAGGAATTGACCCTTCGACTCATCGACCAATCAATGAATCAGCCATTGACAGCATGACCACCTCTCTCGGTGCAGTTCTGAAAGATGAGATCACTTCTGGCTTTGGGTGCAAAAACCAGAAGAACCCAAATGGAGAAAAGTGTCAGGAATTGAATCTTGAGCTGAGGATATGCCCTCCCTATCAGCACCCACCTCAGTCAATGGAGAGCATAGGCAGGAAAATAATGTGTTTCTACTGCAGCTTAGGATTGAAAAACAGCAAGGATTGCAGTTGCAGTAATGACAGTGACGATTTCCTTGTTATGAAGAACGGTGCTCTGGATTACAGAAGGTAG
- the LOC133693482 gene encoding uncharacterized protein LOC133693482 isoform X2: protein MRYAIEEKKQAAADVLFQYSKFVMACIGNQVRPAGLRLHLMKEISGLPTSLKRESSHVAASPDAMGESSSSGTARLDKADSFRAL from the exons ATGAGGTACGCG ATTGAAGAGAAAAAGCAAGCTGCTGCTGATGTCTTGTTTCAGTATTCAAAGTTTGTCATGGCATGTATAGGAAATCAAGTTCGACCTGCTGGCTTGAGGTTGCATTTAATGAAG GAGATTTCAGGTTTACCAACTTCTCTGAAGAGAGAATCATCCCATGTAGCGGCTTCACCTGATGCAATGGGTGAATCATCAAGTTCAGGTACTGCCAGACTAGATAAAGCAGACAGTTTTCGTGCATTATAG
- the LOC133693482 gene encoding uncharacterized protein LOC133693482 isoform X1, with amino-acid sequence MKEDYEIEEKKQAAADVLFQYSKFVMACIGNQVRPAGLRLHLMKEISGLPTSLKRESSHVAASPDAMGESSSSGTARLDKADSFRAL; translated from the exons ATGAAAGAAGATTATGAG ATTGAAGAGAAAAAGCAAGCTGCTGCTGATGTCTTGTTTCAGTATTCAAAGTTTGTCATGGCATGTATAGGAAATCAAGTTCGACCTGCTGGCTTGAGGTTGCATTTAATGAAG GAGATTTCAGGTTTACCAACTTCTCTGAAGAGAGAATCATCCCATGTAGCGGCTTCACCTGATGCAATGGGTGAATCATCAAGTTCAGGTACTGCCAGACTAGATAAAGCAGACAGTTTTCGTGCATTATAG